From the Streptomyces sp. Sge12 genome, the window ACGGTGTGCCCCACCCGGGCTCCCCGGCGGGTCTGGACCCGGCCCGGCGCGTCGCCCTGGAGCACTCGGGCACCCTCGACCCGGCCAGTCACCGGGCCAGCCGTCCCAAAGCGGTCACCGCGGCGAGCGTGCTGTTCACCGACCCCGGCGGCCGGGTCCTGCTGGTCCAGCCGGCGTACGGCAGGTCCGACCGGTGGAACCTGCCCGGCGGCGGCATCGACAGCGACCTCGGCGAGATCCCGCGGGCCGCCGCCCGGCGGGAGGTCCACGAGGAGATCGGGCTCGACCTCGCCCCCGGCCGCCTGCTGGCCGTGAACTGGTCCCACAAGGCGGGCCGTCCGGCCCGGATCCGCTTCCTCTACGACGGCGGCGTGCTCGACGCGCCCGCGCTCGCCCGGATCCGGCTGGACGAGACCGAGCTGCTCCAGTGGCGCACGGTGGCCCCCGCGGACCTCCGCGGCTGGGTCAAACCCGCCCTGCGGCGCCAGATCACCGCCTGCCTCACCGCCCTCGCCACGGGCGCCGGCCCGCTGGAACTCCACGCGGGCCGCCCCTGAGCGGCGGCCCCGGCCGCCGCGCCGGGCCGCGGCGGCGGGGTTACCGTCGGCGGCATGGACGGTGATCGCCGGCGGTGGCGCCAGTGCTTGCTCAGCGGG encodes:
- a CDS encoding NUDIX hydrolase, whose protein sequence is MPDRPSPLVAATGVVLDTRGRVLVLAPPDAADPRLPGGTVEDTETPEEGLARLLRKELDLALPAGRLLAVDSRPPGPAGANGPASANGPAGTNGAGGAGGRSLVVHVHLVGPVPPHRAAALSLLAGSVTGARWLAPDEACAALPAPVAARLRAALAALHTGSFAHLVDGVPHPGSPAGLDPARRVALEHSGTLDPASHRASRPKAVTAASVLFTDPGGRVLLVQPAYGRSDRWNLPGGGIDSDLGEIPRAAARREVHEEIGLDLAPGRLLAVNWSHKAGRPARIRFLYDGGVLDAPALARIRLDETELLQWRTVAPADLRGWVKPALRRQITACLTALATGAGPLELHAGRP